In Lautropia mirabilis, one DNA window encodes the following:
- a CDS encoding ABC transporter substrate-binding protein, whose amino-acid sequence MAAATAVATSGLLAASLAFADEPPAVNVVTIVDHQALDAFRDGAAEALKEAGYESGKTLDWTFQSAQGNTGTVAQIARKFVGSQPAAILAISTPAAQAVVAATKQIPVVYGAVTDPVAAQLVKTMGPSGTNVTGVSDRLEPGRQVELIRKIVPSVKTVGMIYNPAEANSKVAVNEMKAALSKAGIELVEAAAPRSVDVGQAARRLVGKVDLIYTGTDNNVVAAYEAVAKVGNDARIPLVAADTGSIRRGALAVLSVDYRDLGKQAGKQIVRILKGEKPGDMASETSENLVLILNLEAARKQGVELSAQLQSEASEILGR is encoded by the coding sequence ATGGCAGCCGCAACGGCCGTGGCCACCAGTGGCCTGCTGGCCGCATCGCTGGCCTTTGCCGATGAGCCGCCTGCCGTCAACGTCGTCACCATCGTCGACCACCAGGCACTGGACGCCTTCCGCGATGGCGCGGCCGAAGCCCTGAAGGAGGCCGGCTACGAATCCGGCAAGACACTGGACTGGACCTTCCAGAGTGCCCAGGGCAATACCGGCACGGTGGCCCAGATTGCCCGCAAGTTCGTGGGCAGCCAGCCCGCGGCCATCCTGGCCATCAGCACCCCGGCCGCACAGGCCGTGGTGGCGGCCACCAAGCAGATTCCGGTGGTCTACGGCGCCGTCACCGACCCGGTCGCGGCCCAGCTCGTCAAGACCATGGGCCCGTCGGGCACCAACGTCACTGGCGTCTCCGATCGCCTGGAGCCCGGCCGGCAGGTCGAGCTCATCCGCAAGATCGTTCCCTCCGTCAAGACGGTCGGCATGATCTACAACCCGGCCGAGGCCAATTCCAAGGTCGCCGTGAACGAGATGAAGGCGGCGCTGTCCAAGGCCGGCATCGAGCTGGTCGAGGCTGCGGCCCCCCGTTCAGTCGATGTGGGGCAGGCGGCGCGTCGGCTGGTGGGCAAGGTCGATCTCATCTACACCGGTACCGACAACAATGTGGTCGCCGCCTATGAAGCGGTGGCCAAGGTGGGCAATGACGCCAGGATCCCGCTGGTGGCGGCCGATACCGGCAGCATCCGGCGTGGCGCCCTGGCGGTGCTCAGCGTCGACTACCGTGATCTGGGCAAGCAGGCAGGCAAGCAGATCGTGCGCATCCTGAAGGGCGAGAAGCCTGGTGACATGGCCAGCGAGACCAGCGAGAACCTGGTGCTCATCCTCAATCTCGAGGCCGCCCGCAAGCAGGGCGTCGAGCTGTCCGCGCAGCTGCAGTCCGAGGCCTCCGAGATCCTGGGGCGCTGA
- a CDS encoding ABC transporter permease yields the protein MSFYTLWGSLEIGLVFSLVALGVFITFRVLNFPDLTVDGSFPLGAATAAILISTGHNPFLATGAGMLAGAAAGLVTGWLNVRLRIMDLLAGILVMIALYSINLRVMGGPNVPLISEPTVFSFLPGWLPDYVERPLAMLLLVAVLKLLLDRFFASQLGLALRATGANGRMARAQGVNTGNAVLLGMAISNALVGLAGALFAQSQGGADISMGIGTIVIGLAAVIVGEGILPARRIIWTTLAVVLGAVLYRLVIAIALNSDFIGLEAQDLNLITAILVGAALVLPRAFSRRKPGRRTTKAG from the coding sequence GTGTCCTTCTATACCCTGTGGGGGTCGCTGGAGATCGGCCTGGTCTTCAGCCTGGTGGCCCTGGGTGTGTTCATCACCTTTCGGGTCCTGAACTTCCCGGACCTGACTGTCGACGGCTCGTTTCCGCTGGGTGCGGCCACGGCCGCCATCCTCATCTCCACCGGTCACAATCCCTTCCTGGCCACGGGTGCCGGCATGCTGGCAGGGGCTGCGGCCGGTCTGGTCACGGGCTGGCTCAACGTCCGGCTCCGCATCATGGACCTGCTGGCCGGCATCCTGGTGATGATCGCGCTCTACTCCATCAACCTGCGGGTGATGGGGGGGCCCAACGTGCCGCTCATTTCCGAGCCCACGGTCTTTTCCTTCCTGCCCGGCTGGCTGCCTGACTATGTCGAGCGCCCGCTGGCCATGCTGCTGCTGGTGGCCGTACTCAAGCTGCTGCTGGATCGCTTCTTTGCCTCCCAGCTGGGGCTGGCACTGCGCGCTACCGGCGCCAATGGCCGCATGGCGCGTGCCCAGGGGGTCAACACGGGCAATGCCGTGCTGCTGGGCATGGCCATCTCCAACGCGCTGGTGGGCCTGGCGGGGGCGCTGTTCGCGCAGAGCCAGGGCGGCGCCGACATCTCCATGGGAATCGGCACCATCGTCATCGGCCTGGCGGCCGTCATCGTCGGCGAAGGCATCCTGCCGGCGCGGCGCATCATCTGGACCACGCTGGCTGTCGTGCTGGGGGCCGTGCTGTACCGGCTGGTCATCGCCATCGCCCTCAACAGCGATTTCATCGGCCTGGAAGCCCAGGACCTGAACCTGATCACGGCCATCCTGGTGGGTGCCGCGCTGGTGCTGCCGCGCGCCTTCTCCCGCCGCAAGCCGGGCCGTCGCACGACCAAGGCAGGCTGA